In a genomic window of Octadecabacter temperatus:
- the flgK gene encoding flagellar hook-associated protein FlgK: MSISSSLSNALTGMTAASRMAEVVSSNVANSLTEGYGRRSVNLSSAVIGGAGAGVQIGSVTRHVDSGIIADRRLASAGLGGYETLVSTMNRIQDVIGEVGSTDSISSRIVAVESALIDAGSDPSSNINLSALAEKLSDVATSLNTASNNIQSERVRADSSISDQVGRLNTALSQVEQLNKDITNAKNSGYDPSGLMDQRQLVIDEISEIVPVREIDRTGGQVALMTPSGETLLDGEAKVFGFIQNAVITPDMTLQSGGLSGITLDGQPIATDGIGKLAGGTLGATFQARDSELVTAQQGLDAVAADLISRFQDPNVDPTLAVGQAGILTDAGAVFSVTNTTGLSSRISLNASVDPTVGGATTKLRDGLNATTVGPSGNASLLQAISGALADPRSTSTDSIQQSAAGRASNFEGEMGSTRVEFESEVSFANARWSSLKEAESADGVDTDYEMQMLLRVEQAYAANARVIQTVETLMQRLLEI, encoded by the coding sequence ATGAGTATTTCCAGCTCGCTTTCTAACGCCCTAACAGGGATGACTGCCGCGTCGCGCATGGCCGAAGTTGTGTCCTCAAACGTCGCTAATTCATTGACGGAAGGATACGGACGCAGATCCGTGAACTTGTCCTCCGCAGTGATCGGGGGCGCTGGCGCCGGTGTGCAAATCGGATCAGTGACCCGCCATGTTGATAGCGGAATCATAGCTGACCGGCGGTTGGCGAGCGCCGGTTTAGGGGGGTATGAGACACTGGTTTCGACAATGAACCGTATCCAGGACGTTATTGGCGAAGTTGGTAGCACCGATTCAATCTCAAGCCGGATCGTCGCAGTGGAATCTGCCCTAATCGACGCAGGATCCGACCCTTCATCAAACATCAATTTGTCCGCGCTGGCCGAAAAGCTGAGCGATGTTGCGACCAGCTTAAACACCGCATCTAACAACATTCAATCCGAACGAGTACGCGCGGATTCTTCAATCTCTGACCAAGTCGGTAGGCTGAATACAGCCCTTTCTCAGGTTGAGCAGCTCAACAAAGATATTACGAATGCGAAGAATTCAGGGTATGATCCGTCAGGTTTGATGGATCAAAGGCAACTCGTGATTGACGAGATATCTGAGATTGTCCCAGTACGCGAAATAGATCGAACCGGTGGTCAAGTAGCTTTGATGACACCCAGCGGTGAAACCCTGCTTGATGGAGAGGCCAAAGTTTTCGGGTTCATCCAGAACGCAGTAATTACACCCGACATGACGCTCCAAAGCGGAGGACTTTCCGGGATTACCCTCGACGGTCAACCGATTGCGACTGACGGAATTGGAAAGCTCGCGGGCGGCACGCTCGGGGCAACGTTTCAAGCCCGCGATTCAGAGCTTGTAACGGCGCAGCAAGGTTTGGACGCAGTCGCAGCAGACCTAATTAGCCGTTTTCAGGACCCGAATGTCGATCCGACACTTGCCGTTGGGCAAGCGGGAATATTAACGGACGCAGGCGCGGTCTTCAGCGTTACGAACACAACCGGGCTTTCGTCTCGAATTTCGCTCAACGCATCGGTGGATCCAACGGTTGGCGGGGCAACCACAAAGCTTCGTGATGGCCTTAACGCGACCACTGTTGGGCCGAGCGGAAATGCCAGTTTGCTCCAAGCGATTTCTGGAGCACTTGCAGATCCAAGATCAACATCAACCGATTCTATTCAACAAAGCGCGGCCGGACGGGCATCAAACTTTGAGGGTGAAATGGGGAGCACGCGTGTTGAGTTCGAATCCGAGGTTAGCTTCGCGAATGCCAGATGGTCGAGTTTGAAAGAAGCCGAATCTGCGGATGGCGTCGACACTGATTACGAAATGCAGATGTTACTGCGCGTTGAGCAGGCCTACGCTGCGAACGCACGTGTCATTCAAACTGTCGAAACACTTATGCAAAGATTGTTGGAGATTTGA
- a CDS encoding flagellin, which translates to MAISMVGDLRQHLLTTRHNTSLKTQLNTLVQELTSGETADLTSHLGGDQTTLSGLDRQLQMLGQFAQSNTETGQFLIMMQTALSGIDSQRETASNALLSINLSSTASQIGNAADVARNGFNAAVQSMNQRSGDRAMFGGNDLESNPLADSETMMTALQSAVAGLTSASDIDAAVDAWFDIPGGGFESNGYQGDTIGYISRPAGAEQTVEIGVRADDQAIRDTLKALAKGALAGDIALNLEKEVRQSLQEQAGVDLLTQASELIGLQASIGYAEQQIEQSTVQISAQTSSFSIARNELVAADPFETATQLQSVQLQLETHYTLTARLSRLSLTEYLR; encoded by the coding sequence ATGGCAATTTCAATGGTTGGCGATCTGCGCCAACACCTCTTAACAACGCGTCACAATACATCTCTGAAAACCCAGCTTAACACGCTTGTTCAGGAGCTAACGTCTGGTGAGACAGCTGATCTCACGTCACATCTTGGTGGTGATCAGACCACTCTTTCCGGCCTTGACCGCCAGCTTCAGATGCTCGGCCAGTTTGCACAGTCAAATACAGAAACTGGGCAGTTTCTTATTATGATGCAAACGGCGCTTTCAGGGATCGACAGTCAACGTGAAACGGCAAGCAATGCCCTACTCTCCATCAACCTCTCGAGCACGGCGTCGCAAATCGGGAATGCCGCTGACGTTGCACGCAACGGCTTTAATGCGGCCGTTCAATCCATGAATCAACGTTCAGGGGATCGAGCTATGTTTGGTGGAAATGATTTGGAGTCCAACCCATTGGCGGATTCTGAAACCATGATGACAGCGCTCCAAAGTGCTGTGGCTGGTTTAACTTCTGCTTCTGATATTGATGCAGCGGTTGATGCTTGGTTCGACATCCCGGGTGGGGGCTTCGAATCAAACGGCTACCAAGGTGATACGATTGGCTACATATCCAGGCCAGCTGGAGCAGAGCAGACCGTAGAAATCGGTGTTCGCGCAGACGATCAAGCGATCCGAGACACGCTTAAAGCGCTCGCGAAGGGTGCGCTTGCCGGAGACATTGCTCTTAATCTTGAAAAAGAAGTTCGACAGAGCCTCCAGGAACAAGCAGGCGTCGATTTGCTAACCCAAGCCTCGGAGCTAATCGGACTTCAAGCCAGTATCGGATACGCAGAACAACAGATCGAACAATCAACGGTTCAGATTTCAGCGCAAACATCGTCATTCAGTATTGCGCGAAATGAACTTGTCGCTGCGGATCCATTTGAAACAGCGACTCAGCTACAATCCGTCCAGCTTCAGCTCGAGACTCACTACACCCTAACTGCGCGCTTGTCGCGCTTATCCTTAACGGAGTATTTACGTTGA
- a CDS encoding flagellar basal body P-ring protein FlgI, with the protein MIAALVLVLIHSTAHASPIRIKDLVEFDGVRSNDLVGYGLVVGLNGTGDGLRNSPFTEEIMSNILERLGVNVTGEQFRPNNVAAVLVTASLPPFARTGSPLDVTISAIGDADSLLGGTLIMTPLNAADGEIYAVAQGTIIAGGVSAEGDGGGVVQGVPTAGVIPSGATVEREVAFEFSDLEVIRLALRSPDFTTAARIETAINQAYGRSVAIMLDSGTVRVDIAATRAVSPAHALVRVENILVEPERRARVVVDQRSGTIVMGDDVRISRVAVSQGNLTLRIEEAPLVVQPNPFASGQTVVVPNTNAQINEEPGIGLAEIQEGTSLSEVVAGLNALGVSPRDMIDILKSIKAAGALHAEFIVR; encoded by the coding sequence ATGATCGCAGCACTTGTTCTCGTCCTCATTCACTCCACGGCGCACGCGTCTCCAATTCGAATAAAAGATCTAGTTGAATTTGACGGCGTTCGATCAAATGACTTGGTCGGTTACGGTCTCGTTGTGGGCTTGAATGGCACAGGCGATGGGTTGCGGAATTCACCGTTCACCGAAGAGATCATGAGTAATATATTGGAACGCCTCGGTGTGAATGTTACAGGCGAACAGTTCCGACCGAACAATGTTGCCGCGGTTTTGGTGACAGCAAGTTTACCACCATTTGCACGTACCGGTAGTCCGCTTGACGTAACGATTTCGGCGATTGGTGACGCGGACAGTTTGCTTGGTGGTACGCTCATTATGACCCCACTTAACGCAGCCGATGGCGAGATCTATGCTGTAGCCCAAGGAACTATTATCGCAGGGGGAGTCTCTGCTGAGGGCGATGGCGGTGGCGTCGTGCAAGGGGTTCCCACCGCCGGCGTTATTCCATCGGGCGCAACTGTTGAGCGTGAGGTTGCATTTGAGTTTTCAGATCTTGAAGTAATCCGACTAGCGCTGCGATCGCCAGATTTTACGACGGCTGCTCGAATAGAGACAGCGATTAACCAAGCCTATGGTCGTAGTGTCGCGATCATGTTGGATTCAGGAACGGTACGTGTAGATATTGCCGCAACGAGAGCGGTGTCACCGGCGCACGCGCTCGTTCGCGTCGAGAACATTCTTGTAGAGCCCGAACGCAGAGCACGTGTTGTTGTGGATCAACGTTCGGGCACGATTGTGATGGGCGATGACGTACGGATTTCTCGCGTTGCTGTTAGCCAAGGAAACCTCACTTTACGCATCGAAGAGGCGCCTTTGGTGGTTCAACCAAACCCATTCGCTTCGGGTCAAACTGTGGTGGTGCCAAACACCAATGCGCAGATCAATGAAGAACCTGGAATAGGGTTGGCTGAGATTCAAGAAGGGACCTCTTTGTCAGAGGTCGTCGCGGGCTTAAATGCTCTGGGTGTTTCGCCGCGTGACATGATCGATATCCTAAAGAGTATAAAGGCTGCGGGTGCACTGCACGCAGAATTCATAGTCCGATAG
- the fliP gene encoding flagellar type III secretion system pore protein FliP (The bacterial flagellar biogenesis protein FliP forms a type III secretion system (T3SS)-type pore required for flagellar assembly.): MNPKGYILAITTIGSLFLVNPAFAQDLSITLDNDGSLATRSIQLFVLMTILSIVPGIAIMITCFPFMVTVLSILRQGIGLQQSPPNMLIISLALFLTYFVMEPVFIAAWTSGIDPLLNEGMPLEDAFLRVMEPFRSFMANRIAPDTFEELASLRPNPVANQPIETSSLSVLIPSFLLSEIERAFQIGFIVFLPFLIIDLVVAAVLMSMGMMMVPPAIVSLPFKLAFFVVADGWSLIAASLVRSYL, translated from the coding sequence ATGAATCCTAAAGGCTACATCCTCGCTATTACTACGATCGGCTCGCTGTTCCTTGTGAACCCAGCGTTTGCGCAAGACCTATCTATAACTTTGGACAACGACGGTTCACTTGCGACGAGATCAATTCAACTATTTGTCTTGATGACGATCCTTAGTATCGTTCCTGGCATCGCTATAATGATCACCTGTTTTCCATTTATGGTGACCGTTTTGTCAATTCTGCGGCAAGGGATTGGACTGCAGCAATCACCACCTAACATGCTTATCATCAGCCTTGCGCTATTCCTTACGTACTTCGTGATGGAGCCCGTATTCATAGCCGCGTGGACATCGGGAATAGATCCACTCCTTAACGAAGGGATGCCTCTTGAAGACGCATTCCTTCGCGTGATGGAGCCTTTTAGATCCTTTATGGCTAATCGCATTGCGCCGGATACATTTGAAGAGCTTGCAAGTTTGCGGCCAAATCCAGTTGCCAATCAACCGATAGAAACGTCTTCTTTGTCAGTGCTCATCCCATCATTCCTGCTGAGTGAGATTGAGCGCGCATTTCAAATCGGGTTCATTGTATTTCTGCCTTTTTTGATTATCGACCTTGTCGTTGCTGCAGTCCTGATGTCGATGGGGATGATGATGGTCCCCCCCGCCATTGTGTCACTTCCATTCAAGCTAGCCTTTTTTGTTGTCGCTGATGGATGGAGTTTGATCGCAGCCAGCCTTGTCCGCAGCTACCTCTGA
- a CDS encoding FliM/FliN family flagellar motor switch protein, producing the protein METEMQATPSNPLQNVPIEVTISVGRARPLVRDLLDLGENAVLPLDKRIDDPVDLFVGGRLIARGQLEQVEGSETGQLAVRLTEVVATGQHES; encoded by the coding sequence ATGGAAACTGAAATGCAAGCAACTCCCTCCAATCCGCTTCAAAACGTTCCTATTGAAGTTACCATCTCCGTAGGTCGCGCAAGACCGCTTGTTCGAGACCTTTTGGATCTCGGCGAAAACGCTGTCTTACCGCTCGATAAGCGCATTGATGACCCAGTTGATTTGTTTGTCGGCGGTCGCTTGATTGCGCGAGGGCAACTTGAACAGGTCGAAGGAAGCGAAACAGGACAACTCGCGGTTCGTCTCACAGAAGTAGTCGCCACAGGCCAGCATGAATCCTAA